Within Paralichthys olivaceus isolate ysfri-2021 chromosome 14, ASM2471397v2, whole genome shotgun sequence, the genomic segment gatgATGATATTTAGATTAAAAGTTCACCACAGGCTAAAAGTTTGAATTCACACTTTTGGATCTTGAGATCAATTTTGagtccattttttattttataagaaTAAAGGGGATGTTTCATGATATATTGTGCTAATAGATAAGTAttgtctccacctcctcaaataaatattcattttatgGAGGCTTATCCACAGCTTTCTCTATGACTTTTTGAACTAAAAGGACAGGCTGTGGAGGACAGGAGTGGATGACATTGTCAAATTAACACAAGCGTTTTGGCTCTTTTTAAATCCCCGTCCATactaacatgcctgaaaacatGACCCCTCCTTCTGCTCATCCAGATTAAAACGCAGCCCAGGAGTTTTCTAACTAAAACTggaccagcagcatttccaactgtctctgtttttaaagcTCTAAAACTGAAAAGGAGATGGGTTTTAGATTGTAGATGTAGCCTATGTGACTACAAGCTGTGAGCCTCAGTCTGATTCCTGGAGTCAAGATAACGTCTCCTGGTCATGACCAGAGAGGACTATGAAGAAAACGGacactgtgtttgtgaagtCTGACCTTTGACATCCACATGAAACATAAACTCAAGACTGATTGTTTCTACTGCATCATACTTCTGATGAACTGTATCTGaaaaactaattcaaaccagTGACATTTAAACTAACCTGCAAACAAAAAGGACACAGTGAgaatttcaaatgtaattttctaCATTTCATGGAGTATTTTTGGTCATTTCATGTCTTTAACAGAGTTGAAGGGGAGAGATACACATGGTCAAGGCGGCTTCATCTTAgttatatatcaatatatcacTTTAATAGTCTTTGTAAATACAGGATCACATAGGTTTATGGTTCCAGGGTCCACTGCAATTAACTAAAAATAATTTCCCCACTTATTATTCACAGAAGCCCAGGTGAACTTATTCTACAATAGTTAATCCTCCCATGTTTTAACCATAGActaaataaacatggacgacatTACAGCTCCCAAAATATAATCTTCATAATGtgtgtttaatattttctgCTGACAAACTTGTGAGACTCCAAATCCCAGGAAACTAGTTTAGTTTGAATACTTAATGattaataatactaataaataaaataattcaaatcacAGGAAACACTTATAAAGGAACTAGTTTAGTTTTAATACTTAATcattaataatactaataaataaaataattcaaatcacAGGAAACACTTATAAAGGAACTAGTTTAGTTTTAATACTTAATGattaataatactaataaataaaatactttaaattacAGGAAACACTTATAAAGAAACTAGTTTAGTTTTAATACTTAATGattaataatactaataaataaaataatttaaattacaGGAAACACTTATAAAGAAACTAGTTTAGTTGAATAAGAGTTTCCAGAATCCTCTGTTCATCAGGTGATCTCTGAGCCTTGTGATGGCGGCAATCTGTTGTTAGCCACATTAGCTTAGCTCGGTGTTAGCTGGTTTGAACTGGAGCTTCCCTCTGTTTAAAGGTTTGAAAACAACACGTGTCTTTGAGTGGAAGAGTTAAAGTGAAAATCCAGCTGGGCCCTGCTGTGTTTTAGTGAAGCTAGCTCTGTTAGCAGCGCAGgctaagctaacgttagctggaTACACCGTTAGCCACAGTTAGCATAGGGTGTTGATATAGAAGATGGCGGCAGCGAGGAAACAGGTGAAGAGGAAACAGGCGGAGGAGAAATGTGATAAGAAAGTGTTTGATTTCactgaggaagagaagaaggagatgaGTGGATCAGAAGATGAAGTGAGAGAGGGTGAGTGAAGATGCAGATAAAAGGTATTAGTGAAGTAACACAACATTAATCTACACTTTCCATTTTCTAAGATCAAACTCTTGAAGTGGACAAAGTACCAAGGAAACGATCTGCAGCTGATATGGAGGGGGCTTCATGTGCTGTCgggtactactactactccttcTTCATTAAGATActatgaaatacacacacactactactTCATTTAGATACTGTGAAATATACtcactactacttctactacttcaTTTAGATGCTGTCATATACAcactctactactactactacttcattTAGATACTGTGACATATACAcactctactactactactacatttAGATACTGTGACATATACAtactctactactactactacatttAGATACTGTGACATATACAcactctactactactacatttAGATACTGTGACATATACACtctctactactactacttcattTAGATACTGTGACATATACAcactctactactactactacttcattTAGATACTGTGACATATACAcactctactactactacatttAGATACTGTGACATATACACtctctactactactacttcattTAGATACTGTGACATATACAcactctactactactactacttcattTAGATACTGTGACATATACAcactctactactactacttcattTAGATACTGTGACATATACAtactctactactactactacatttAGATACTGTGACATATACAcactctactactactacatttAGATACTGTGACATATACACtctctactactactacttcattTAGATACTGTGACATATACAcactctactactactacttcattTAGATACTGTGACATATACAtactctactactactactacatttAGATACTGTGACATATACAcactctactactactacatttAGATACTGTGACATATACACtctctactactactacttcattTAGATACTGTGACATATACAcactctactactactacttcattTAGATACTGTGACATATACAcactctactactactacttcattTAGATACTGTGACATATACAcactctactactactacttcattTAGATACTGTCACATATACACTCTCTACTTCATTTAGATACTGTGAAATATCCTCACATCTTTTACTCTATGATTACTCTTACTACTTTAGTGAGTAACTTTGCTCTGTCTCCACAGAAACGAGGTCCAGTCCATGCTGGAGAAGTTTGGAggtttgcagcttttcttttctcagtcAGCCGCTCGTCTCTTGTattgaaaagtgaaaacacgCAGCTCCACTCTGCAACAAGTGAAAATCTAATGCAGTGAAGTTTAATCTGCCTCCAGCTGACATCAGCAAAGTGATGCAGGCCAAGAAGAAACGTCTGGAGTGTCTGACAAAGAACTACATGAAGGGAAGTCAACACAAACTGGAGCAGCTGTGGAGCAACTATCACGGCCAGAGGTTCGACTTCCTGCCGCCGCCACTTcaaaaaaaactgatgaaaatatCAACCTGTCGGACATTCACCAAAATTTGCgctttcattattatttcaacattttgaaaatgtcaactgATCTTCACGTCATCGATCGTGTGTCTGCAGGCAGAAGATGAGCCAGCAGTACTCTCTGCAGGTGTCCACAGCGCTGCAGCAGTGGGAGACTGAAGCCCAGAGagctgaggagcaggaggagaagctcAACGTCAGTTGTACTTTCTTGGTTGATTGGTTAGACGAGGTCACAGGTTTGATGCTCTGTGACCGCCAGttctatttttaatatatttttataccaCCTCACAAAGCGcttcacatataaatatatatatatagataatgTACACACATTCCTAATACACGTATAAATTCAGTGGGGTCCCAACGTCCAACTCCTTGTCACAAAACTTGTGTTTGGAGGATTGCAAGGATTGGACTGAACAGTAAGAAATCATGAATCATGTTTGAACACATCAGAGTGTTGTTGTAGTGGAATAATATTCGGTTTTAACAGCCAGTCTTTATTTGAATACAACATTTAATCCCATAACTAAAGTATTGAACTGTTATTTAGATGTTCTGTAAGTGCAGAGCATGTTGGTGATGAACTCTCCTCTCCGCAGAATCTGTtcagacagcagcagaagatCCTGCAGCAGGCCAGAGTCGTGCAGAACCAGAAGCTGAAGACGGTCAGAGAGCTGTACGAGCTGTTTGTGAAGGTGAGGCCTTTTGAACTGATGTGGATGTTGAATGTGTTGTTCTTCTCTGCCCCCTGTTAAAGTCCTGACACTCCAGAAGAGAATCCTGCATTGAGTCTGTTAGCATCTGGCAGAAGGGACACGCTGGACGGTGTTCACCGAATCATTTATCACATTATTAGTAGTTACTGTTAAATACTGCAGGGAAGTGCTGACTAAAACATAAAGTAAATTGAAGGTATGAGAACTACTAGTAGGGGGCATCCCCACTGGTTTTCCAATGGTTGGACTGAAATCGATTGTTTCATCCAGAACATGGAGGATATGGAGAAGAGCCATGACAGCTTCCTGCAGGGAGCGCAACAAGAGCTGAGGAAGGAGATGGCCACCCTGCAGAAGAAGATCCTCATGGACACAGTGAGTAAGGGTTGATTGCCTTGAAGTCACAACATCCACACGTAAATACTTCAAATTTAAACTAACATCTATGAAgctgaaaaatatgaaaataatgaagctgTTGAATGAAGAAACAGAATCAGAGTCAGtgtcaagctgttttcagacatgacctgtgggtaaaatctagagtttctccagagtttgtgtttAGCACAGTtacacagcagcaggttttctgcacaaACTCGTTCACCACAACaacaggtgcagcagacagagaggaagtaATGTGTTAACTGGTGTATTAACTATtagctgcagagatcatgtgatcatgtttacaccGTCGTCGCCACTTATCACCACAGTCTCTCTTCACATCTCTGCCTGTGTCTTCTACTtgggtgccccccccccccaataaactttaaactttagcTTTAAACTGTCATATTGGTTAAATATTGGATCTTTAATTACTGACTTTAATTattgacaaaaaataataataacaatcagCCAAAGTATAACTACATTTGATTATTTCagctttttcacatttttgaaataaagctgctgcagcacaacatACATTAAATACAACTAAATATCAAACATACAACTGTAGTAACAATAAATCACTGACCAACAAACCGGTGAAAACCATGAATTATATTAGAGGTCTGTCACGTCACACacctttatttatattaataataaatgtccCTGATTGTGCATCTTCAACTTGTCCTGATTTATGTTACTGATGTGtttccacagcaacagcagGAGATGGCTACCGTCCGCAAGTCGCTGCAGTCCATGTTGTTCTAACCCACTGTTGCCACGGCAACAGAGCTTGTTCCATGGTTATTATAGCTATCATCCTGCAgggttgtcatggttacaggCCTCCTGTAAACTTAATTTGGTTCGTGTTCATATCGGGACGttgtcctctgttttttttttagtaatactttgtgattacagtgactctttaataaaaaatatttactgttttttctTATAAGTGATTTATAGTTTTATTGAGCAGctttcactgctgtgtttttaccTCTAGCCTCTAGTGGGCGCTGTTAAAAGAAAGACATCTCGTTCATCATCTCTCTTACAAGAGTTGAGTTTCTCTACAAACAAGGA encodes:
- the sycp3 gene encoding synaptonemal complex protein 3, translating into MAAARKQVKRKQAEEKCDKKVFDFTEEEKKEMSGSEDEVREDQTLEVDKVPRKRSAADMEGASCAVGNEVQSMLEKFGADISKVMQAKKKRLECLTKNYMKGSQHKLEQLWSNYHGQRQKMSQQYSLQVSTALQQWETEAQRAEEQEEKLNNLFRQQQKILQQARVVQNQKLKTVRELYELFVKNMEDMEKSHDSFLQGAQQELRKEMATLQKKILMDTQQQEMATVRKSLQSMLF